The genomic stretch GCATCCCCCAAGATTATGATTCGCTGTTCACGTTCCCCCACCTGACGAGTCAACGCCACAGAAGTGATATATTTCTGTTGAACCTCCCCGCTGGCAACATCCAAGCTTACAGAATCATCTACAAAATCTGTTGTCTGCAACTCATTCCATACCAACGAATCCGTCTCAAACAACGGGGTCAGCTTAAATCCTTTATCTTCCCCGTATGTCAAAGCAGAAGCAGAAGGCATTGTCACACAATACCCTTGATCCAATATGGCTCCAAAATAATATATTTGTTCACAAGCCTCCCGAGTTGGTAAAGTCTGAATTAATTCCGGGGCAAAATCCTTTGTCGGTTTAACCAGAATACCCGGCACCATCTGTACCCCAAAATCTGCCAAAACAGGCCCCATAACATCCCTCCTGTTCGGTTCACTCAGGATGATCAAATTCCCTCCCCGGGCAACATATTTTTCCCAATTCACCCGTTGTTCCGGTGTAAACGGACTACGCATTTCCGCAAGCAGCAAAATATTAATCTCTTCCGATATTTCATTATCCAAAGAAACCTCTTTTACATCAAACCCTTGATTCATCAACGCATAACGAAAATGCCGATCTTCCCCGAAAGCCGTGTAATTTCGATCTCCGGTCTGATGGATATTCCGTTCTCCATGTCCGGTTACAACTCCCACGGTCGGCAATTTCATGGCCAGCCTCTTCATCGCTGCCGTAATCTCGGCCTCCTTCGGCATCCGGTCCATTCCTCTGAATATGCGTAAAAATGTCTTTTCCCCACTTTCCCGTTCCAACACTCTCACAAACCAATTATCCTCTCTCACTAAATCAATTTTCGCTCTTATTTGTTCTGGAGTCAACACCTTTGTCGAATCCAACCCGTAAATTGTCATTGCCTCATGCGCCCGTTCTTTCAACGATTTAGTCTGCATATACCGACTCGGTTCCACCCCAAGAAGCGTATCATAATAATACACGTATTTCATCTCAATTTCCGGTTTGAAACGAGTATAATGACGGAAATTCTGCTGGTCAGACTTGTAAGCGCTAGGTACTCCCCAATAGATATTATTATCATCCAACAAATTTACGTAGGTCGTAATAGTCAATCCTCCTTTTAATTGGGAGATCACTTCCTGACTATGCTCCGTTAAAGTATTTCTTTTGGTAGCGGTGGCATCATAGTAGGTCATCAAAGACGGACGAGAAGTAAAATACCCTAATACCACAATAACCATGATCACCCCTAGATACTGTCCAGATGTTTTTGTCCACCGTTGTTTCTGCCGAGCGGCTTGCAAACGGATCGTCGCTAAAGTCAGAAACATAGCTGTCACGATGATAAAATACAGTAAATCTTCACTACAAATCAATCCCCGAATAAACTCATTCGCCCGTCCGGAAATAGAAAGCCAATAAGTGATTTCCCGTACGAACTCAACATCCTGCCACATACTTCCCACGTAATTTAACACGCCCAAAATCGTCAAGGTCAGCATGGCCGCCACCACTTGATACGAAGTCAGGCTAGACATGAACAACCCGACCGCCGCATAAACACAAAGCAGCAAATACAACCCCAGTAATCCGGTAAACACCATCGGATAGTCAAAATCCTTAATGGAACACCAGGCCACGACAATATAAATTAACAACACGAACATCATCACCAATCCGTATATCATCATAGACAAATACTTACCAAAAATAATCTGTCTGTTCGTCACGGGTGAAGAATACAACAATTTGATGGAACCACTGCTCAACTCCCGGCTCATCACTCCCATGGTCAACAGAGGAATGTACAAATACAAATATCCCTGAATTACTGGAAATATTCCACCGCTCCATTGATCCACAAAAAGTTTGTATGTCAAATCCGACAAAGAGTATCCCAACTCCTTACCCATAACCATTCCTGCCAGATGTCCCCCGAAAATTCCGGCACTCTGGAACGTGAAAATAATCAATATCAACCACGCAATGGGAGAATAAAACAAAGATTGTAACTCCGCACGTGCTATATCATATATATTTCTCATACTATCCTATTTTATTATTTCTTGATTTTAGACAATTCGGCAAAAATATCATCCAAAGAACTTTTCTCCAGCCGGACTTCAGTCAGTCGCCAATCTTTCGCAACACTGGTCTGCACCACTCTCTCGATCATTTCTTGAGGTGAGTCAGAAAACCGTAACCGATAATTCGATCCTCCCAATTCATCCACGTCAACCACCCCGGGGAGCTGCTTTAATTCCTCTATCGGTGGAGCTGCTACCAACGTGGCAAACACCGTGTTCGGTAAAATATAGTTATCAAACTCATCCACTGTACCGGAAAAAACCAAAGTCCCCTGCCCGATCATCCGTATATAATTACAGGTTGCCTGTACCTCCGAAAGAATATGAGTAGACAAAACGACCGTACATTCTTCGGCAATCGCTTTAATCAAGTGCCGGATCTCTAAAATCTGATTCGGGTCCAACCCGTTTGTCGGCTCATCCAGTACCACGAAATCCGGACGATGGATAATCGCTTGAGCAATACCCACCCGCTGCTGGTAACCACCAGACAAATTATGAATCAGCCTTTTTCTAAAATGAGAAATACCGCAACGTGCCAGTACCTCATCCACGACCTTTCCTTCCTCCGCCCGGGCAATCTGGCGTAACCGGGCACAATAAGTCAGGTATTCCTCCACCGTCAAATCCGTGTGTAAAGGAGGTTTTTGAGGCAAGAAACCGATATGCCTTTTCGCTTCCACCGGATTATCCCGCATATCAATTCCCTTGATAAACACGTTACCTTCAGTTTGTTTCAACACTCCGCAAATAATATTCATGGTGGTAGATTTACCGGCCCCGTTAGAGCCGAGTAAACCGTAAACACCATTTTGAGTAATTTCAAAATTAATATCCCGTATCGCCCACTGCACACTATAGCGATGCGACAGGTTTTCCACCTTTAAAATTGATTGTTCCATACAATGATTTATATAATAGTTT from Butyricimonas virosa encodes the following:
- a CDS encoding ABC transporter ATP-binding protein; the protein is MEQSILKVENLSHRYSVQWAIRDINFEITQNGVYGLLGSNGAGKSTTMNIICGVLKQTEGNVFIKGIDMRDNPVEAKRHIGFLPQKPPLHTDLTVEEYLTYCARLRQIARAEEGKVVDEVLARCGISHFRKRLIHNLSGGYQQRVGIAQAIIHRPDFVVLDEPTNGLDPNQILEIRHLIKAIAEECTVVLSTHILSEVQATCNYIRMIGQGTLVFSGTVDEFDNYILPNTVFATLVAAPPIEELKQLPGVVDVDELGGSNYRLRFSDSPQEMIERVVQTSVAKDWRLTEVRLEKSSLDDIFAELSKIKK
- a CDS encoding Gldg family protein encodes the protein MRNIYDIARAELQSLFYSPIAWLILIIFTFQSAGIFGGHLAGMVMGKELGYSLSDLTYKLFVDQWSGGIFPVIQGYLYLYIPLLTMGVMSRELSSGSIKLLYSSPVTNRQIIFGKYLSMMIYGLVMMFVLLIYIVVAWCSIKDFDYPMVFTGLLGLYLLLCVYAAVGLFMSSLTSYQVVAAMLTLTILGVLNYVGSMWQDVEFVREITYWLSISGRANEFIRGLICSEDLLYFIIVTAMFLTLATIRLQAARQKQRWTKTSGQYLGVIMVIVVLGYFTSRPSLMTYYDATATKRNTLTEHSQEVISQLKGGLTITTYVNLLDDNNIYWGVPSAYKSDQQNFRHYTRFKPEIEMKYVYYYDTLLGVEPSRYMQTKSLKERAHEAMTIYGLDSTKVLTPEQIRAKIDLVREDNWFVRVLERESGEKTFLRIFRGMDRMPKEAEITAAMKRLAMKLPTVGVVTGHGERNIHQTGDRNYTAFGEDRHFRYALMNQGFDVKEVSLDNEISEEINILLLAEMRSPFTPEQRVNWEKYVARGGNLIILSEPNRRDVMGPVLADFGVQMVPGILVKPTKDFAPELIQTLPTREACEQIYYFGAILDQGYCVTMPSASALTYGEDKGFKLTPLFETDSLVWNELQTTDFVDDSVSLDVASGEVQQKYITSVALTRQVGEREQRIIILGDADCISNGELSMGRAGIRSANYTLIMGGFYWLSDGEVPIDVRRPALLDDDYKVGGSLVRFWDIFLSWILPCLMLVAAVFILLRRRGR